Below is a genomic region from Enterobacteriaceae bacterium ESL0689.
TAAAAACTATCAGGCCATCATCGGTCATCAGGAGGTCGCCGCCGACCCGGATGATTCAGAACAGATGGATATGCGTACATTATGGCATACTCATACTGACCGCGCCCGTGCGGAGCTACACTGGCGCTTCACCCTGGTACTGGCGGTATTCATCATGGCGTTGATGGTAGTGCCGCTGAGTGTGGTCAATCCACGCCAGGGGCGGGTACTGTCAATGTTACCGGCCATGTTGCTCTATCTGATATTTTTTCTGTTGCAGACCTCGATTAAGTCCAACGGTGGTAAAGGAAAAATCGATCCGGTACTCTGGATGTGGATCGTCAATTTGTCCTATTTTGCCCTGGCAGTTTTATTAAATTTATGGGATACACTTCCTATGCGCCGCTTCCGCGCCCGTTTTAGTAAAGGATCGGTATAATGCAAGCGTTTGGCGTCCTTGACCGCTATATCGGCAAGACCATTTTCAGCACCATCATGATGACGTTATTCATGCTGGTATCGCTTTCAGGCATTATTAAGTTTGTTGATCAGTTAAAAAAAGCCGGTAAAGGCCAGTATGATGCGCTGGGCGCCGGGCTGTATACGCTACTCAGCGTACCGAAAGATGTGCAGATTTTTTTCCCGATGGCGGCGTTGTTAGGGGCGTTGCTTGGCCTGGGCATGCTGGCACAGCGCAGTGAGCTGGTGGTAATGCAGGCTTCGGGTTTCACCCGTTTTCAGGTCGCGCTGGCGGTGATGAAAACCGCGATCCCGCTGGTGCTACTGACGATGGCGATCGGTGAATGGGTAGCGCCGCAAGGGGAGCAAATCGCGCGTAATTATCGCGCTCAGAAAATGTATGGCGGTTCATTGTTATCCACTCAGCAGGGAATATGGGCGAAAGATGGTCAGGATTTCGTCTATATCGAGCGCATTAAGGAAAACAATGAACTGAGCGGCATCAGCATCTATGCCTTTAACCATCAGCATCGCTTACAAACGGTACGTTATGCCGCGACAGCCAAATTTGATCAGCAGAATAAGGTCTGGCAACTGTCGCGGGTCGATGAAT
It encodes:
- the lptG gene encoding LPS export ABC transporter permease LptG is translated as MQAFGVLDRYIGKTIFSTIMMTLFMLVSLSGIIKFVDQLKKAGKGQYDALGAGLYTLLSVPKDVQIFFPMAALLGALLGLGMLAQRSELVVMQASGFTRFQVALAVMKTAIPLVLLTMAIGEWVAPQGEQIARNYRAQKMYGGSLLSTQQGIWAKDGQDFVYIERIKENNELSGISIYAFNHQHRLQTVRYAATAKFDQQNKVWQLSRVDESSLTDPKQIIGSQKVSGVWKTQLTPDKLGVVALDPEALSISGLYNYITYLKSSGQDAGRYQLNMWNKIFQPLSVAVMMLMALSFIFGPLRSVPMGVRVITGISFGFIFYVLDQIFGPLTLVYGIPPVIGALLPCASFFLISLWLMMRKS